A part of Anolis sagrei isolate rAnoSag1 chromosome 3, rAnoSag1.mat, whole genome shotgun sequence genomic DNA contains:
- the TAF10 gene encoding transcription initiation factor TFIID subunit 10, translating to MSSTGGAGSGEGEAGPGAPSGAAPPPSGVASAAPPSAEAPSKAGSGSSSSPGAGTGLAASTSASSSAPPPPLPPATAPSLPTAVLLLPSAPVPAEGPPSSSSSSSSSSSSSSSSSSSSSSAPNGGLFALPANAEAKPGGACAFSAAASPASASSAPPPPSNAAASASAASPSAAAANASAAPLVDFLLQLEDYTPTIPDAVTGYYLNRAGFEASDPRIIRLISLAAQKFISDVANDALQHCKMKGTASGSSRSKSKDKKHTLTMEDLGPALAEYGINVKKPHYFT from the exons ATGAGCTCGACAGGCGGAGCGGGAAGCGGGGAGGGCGAGGCCGGGCCCGGGGCTCCCTCCGGCGCCGCGCCTCCCCCCTCCGGCGTCGCCTCGGCAGCCCCTCCCTCCGCAGAAGCCCCCTCCAAGGCCGGAAGcggaagcagcagcagccccGGCGCGGGGACAGGCCTTGCGGCCTCCACTTCCGCTTCCTCCtccgcgcctcctcctcctcttccccccgccacggccccctccctccccaccgcCGTCCTGCTCCTTCCCTCGGCTCCCGTCCCGGCTGAaggccctccttcctcctcctcgagCTCTTCCTCGTCCAGCTCCTCCTCCAGTTCCTcctcgtcgtcctcctcctcggCGCCCAACGGGGGTCTCTTCGCGCTGCCGGCCAACGCGGAGGCCAAGCCCGGCGGCGCATGCGCATTCTCCGCCGCCGCCTCCCCCGCCTCTGCCTCCTCCGCCCCGCCTCCCCCCTCGAACGCCGCTGCTTCCGCTTCCGCCGCCTCCCCTTCCGCCGCTGCCGCCAACGCCTCCGCCGCCCCCCTCGTCGACTTCCTGCTCCAGCTCGAGGACTACACGCCTACC ATTCCAGATGCCGTCACAGGATACTACCTGAACCGGGCTGGCTTCGAGGCCTCCGACCCTCGCAT CATCCGCCTGATCTCCTTGGCTGCGCAGAAGTTCATCTCGGACGTGGCCAACGACGCCCTGCAGCACTGCAAGATGAAAGGCACGGCCTCCGGAAGCTCCCGCAGCAAGAGCAAG gacAAGAAGCACACGCTGACCATGGAGGACCTGGGCCCTGCGCTGGCTGAGTACGGCATCAATGTCAAGAAGCCCCACTACTTCACTTAG
- the ILK gene encoding integrin-linked protein kinase isoform X3, whose protein sequence is MDDIFAQCREGNAVAVRLWLDNTENDLNQGDDHGFSPLHWACREGRSSVVDMLVMRGARINVMNRGDDTPLHLAASHGHRDIVQKLIQFKADINAVNEHGNSPLHYACFWAQEEVAESVQRSWARASPASPTRTPSGRAPLGLGPLWEGRWQGNDIVIKVLRIRDWTTRKSRDFNEEYPKLRIFSHPNVLPVLGACQSPPAPHPIIITHWMPYGSLYNVLHEGTNFVVDQSQAVKFALDVARGMAFLHTLEPLIPRHALNSRSIMIDEDMTARISMADVKFSFQCPGRMYAPAWVAPEALQKKPEEINRRSADMWSFAVLLWELVTREVPFADLSNMEIGMKVALEGLRPTIPPGISPHICKLMKICMNEDPAKRPKFDMIAPILEKMQEK, encoded by the exons ATGGACGACATCTTCGCGCAGTGCCGGGAGGGCAACGCCGTGGCCGTGCGGCTCTGGCTGGACAACACCGAGAATGACCTCAACCAAGG GGACGACCACGGCTTCAGCCCGCTGCACTGGGCCTGCCGGGAGGGCCGTTCCAGCGTGGTGGACATGCTGGTCATGCGCGGGGCACGCATCAACGTCATGAACCGGGGGGACGACACCCCCCTGCACCTGGCCGCCAGCCACGGGCACCGCGACATCGTCCAGAAG ttaatccagttcaaggccGACATCAACGCTGTCAACGAACACGGGAACAGCCCGCTCCACTACGCCTGCTTCTGGGCCCAGGAGGAGGTGGCCGAG agCGTGCAGAGAAGCTGGGCCAGAGCCTCACCCGCATCCCCTACAAGGACACCTTCTGGAAGGGCACCACTCGGACTCGGCCCC CTCTGGGAGGGGCGCTGGCAAGGAAACGACATCGTCATCAAGGTGCTCAGGATCCGGGACTGGACCACGCGCAAGAGCCGGGACTTCAACGAGGAGTACCCCAAGCTCAG GATCTTCTCCCACCCGAACGTCCTCCCCGTCCTGGGCGCCTGCCAGTCCCCCCCGGCCCCCCACCCCATCATCATCACCCACTGGATGCCCTACGGCTCCCTCTACAACGTCCTCCACGAAGGAACCA ACTTCGTGGTGGACCAGAGCCAGGCGGTGAAGTTTGCGCTGGACGTGGCGCGGGGCATGGCCTTCCTTCACACCCTGGAGCCCCTCATCCCCCGCCACGCCCTCAACAGCCGCAGCATCATG ATCGACGAGGACATGACGGCCCGGATCAGCATGGCCGACGTCAAGTTCTCCTTCCAGTGTCCCGGAAGGATGTACGCTCCCGCCTGGGTGGCCCCTGAGG CCCTTCAGAAGAAGCCGGAGGAGATCAACCGCCGCTCGGCCGACATGTGGAGCTTTGCGGTGCTGCTGTGGGAGCTGGTCACGCGGGAGGTGCCCTTCGCGGACCTTTCCAACATGGAGATCGGcatgaag gTGGCCCTGGAGGGCCTGCGCCCCACCATCCCTCCGGGCATCTCCCCCCACATCTGCAAGCTGATGAAGATCTGCATGAACGAGGACCCCGCCAAGCGCCCCAAGTTCGACATGATCGCCCCCATCCTGGAGAAGATGCAAGAGAAGTGA
- the ILK gene encoding integrin-linked protein kinase isoform X1, whose amino-acid sequence MDDIFAQCREGNAVAVRLWLDNTENDLNQGDDHGFSPLHWACREGRSSVVDMLVMRGARINVMNRGDDTPLHLAASHGHRDIVQKLIQFKADINAVNEHGNSPLHYACFWAQEEVAEDLVTAGGLVSICNKYGETPLDKAKPPLRDLLKERAEKLGQSLTRIPYKDTFWKGTTRTRPRNGTLNKLAGIDFRQLSLGHKINENHSGELWEGRWQGNDIVIKVLRIRDWTTRKSRDFNEEYPKLRIFSHPNVLPVLGACQSPPAPHPIIITHWMPYGSLYNVLHEGTNFVVDQSQAVKFALDVARGMAFLHTLEPLIPRHALNSRSIMIDEDMTARISMADVKFSFQCPGRMYAPAWVAPEALQKKPEEINRRSADMWSFAVLLWELVTREVPFADLSNMEIGMKVALEGLRPTIPPGISPHICKLMKICMNEDPAKRPKFDMIAPILEKMQEK is encoded by the exons ATGGACGACATCTTCGCGCAGTGCCGGGAGGGCAACGCCGTGGCCGTGCGGCTCTGGCTGGACAACACCGAGAATGACCTCAACCAAGG GGACGACCACGGCTTCAGCCCGCTGCACTGGGCCTGCCGGGAGGGCCGTTCCAGCGTGGTGGACATGCTGGTCATGCGCGGGGCACGCATCAACGTCATGAACCGGGGGGACGACACCCCCCTGCACCTGGCCGCCAGCCACGGGCACCGCGACATCGTCCAGAAG ttaatccagttcaaggccGACATCAACGCTGTCAACGAACACGGGAACAGCCCGCTCCACTACGCCTGCTTCTGGGCCCAGGAGGAGGTGGCCGAG GACCTGGTGACCGCAGGGGGACTGGTCAGCATCTGCAACAAGTACGGGGAGACCCCGCTGGACAAGGCCAAGCCCCCCCTGAGGGATCTGCTGAAAG agCGTGCAGAGAAGCTGGGCCAGAGCCTCACCCGCATCCCCTACAAGGACACCTTCTGGAAGGGCACCACTCGGACTCGGCCCC GGAACGGGACGCTGAACAAGCTGGCGGGCATCGACTTCCGGCAGCTGAGCCTGGGCCACAAGATCAACGAGAACCACTCCGGCGAG CTCTGGGAGGGGCGCTGGCAAGGAAACGACATCGTCATCAAGGTGCTCAGGATCCGGGACTGGACCACGCGCAAGAGCCGGGACTTCAACGAGGAGTACCCCAAGCTCAG GATCTTCTCCCACCCGAACGTCCTCCCCGTCCTGGGCGCCTGCCAGTCCCCCCCGGCCCCCCACCCCATCATCATCACCCACTGGATGCCCTACGGCTCCCTCTACAACGTCCTCCACGAAGGAACCA ACTTCGTGGTGGACCAGAGCCAGGCGGTGAAGTTTGCGCTGGACGTGGCGCGGGGCATGGCCTTCCTTCACACCCTGGAGCCCCTCATCCCCCGCCACGCCCTCAACAGCCGCAGCATCATG ATCGACGAGGACATGACGGCCCGGATCAGCATGGCCGACGTCAAGTTCTCCTTCCAGTGTCCCGGAAGGATGTACGCTCCCGCCTGGGTGGCCCCTGAGG CCCTTCAGAAGAAGCCGGAGGAGATCAACCGCCGCTCGGCCGACATGTGGAGCTTTGCGGTGCTGCTGTGGGAGCTGGTCACGCGGGAGGTGCCCTTCGCGGACCTTTCCAACATGGAGATCGGcatgaag gTGGCCCTGGAGGGCCTGCGCCCCACCATCCCTCCGGGCATCTCCCCCCACATCTGCAAGCTGATGAAGATCTGCATGAACGAGGACCCCGCCAAGCGCCCCAAGTTCGACATGATCGCCCCCATCCTGGAGAAGATGCAAGAGAAGTGA
- the ILK gene encoding integrin-linked protein kinase isoform X2, producing the protein MLVMRGARINVMNRGDDTPLHLAASHGHRDIVQKLIQFKADINAVNEHGNSPLHYACFWAQEEVAEDLVTAGGLVSICNKYGETPLDKAKPPLRDLLKERAEKLGQSLTRIPYKDTFWKGTTRTRPRNGTLNKLAGIDFRQLSLGHKINENHSGELWEGRWQGNDIVIKVLRIRDWTTRKSRDFNEEYPKLRIFSHPNVLPVLGACQSPPAPHPIIITHWMPYGSLYNVLHEGTNFVVDQSQAVKFALDVARGMAFLHTLEPLIPRHALNSRSIMIDEDMTARISMADVKFSFQCPGRMYAPAWVAPEALQKKPEEINRRSADMWSFAVLLWELVTREVPFADLSNMEIGMKVALEGLRPTIPPGISPHICKLMKICMNEDPAKRPKFDMIAPILEKMQEK; encoded by the exons ATGCTGGTCATGCGCGGGGCACGCATCAACGTCATGAACCGGGGGGACGACACCCCCCTGCACCTGGCCGCCAGCCACGGGCACCGCGACATCGTCCAGAAG ttaatccagttcaaggccGACATCAACGCTGTCAACGAACACGGGAACAGCCCGCTCCACTACGCCTGCTTCTGGGCCCAGGAGGAGGTGGCCGAG GACCTGGTGACCGCAGGGGGACTGGTCAGCATCTGCAACAAGTACGGGGAGACCCCGCTGGACAAGGCCAAGCCCCCCCTGAGGGATCTGCTGAAAG agCGTGCAGAGAAGCTGGGCCAGAGCCTCACCCGCATCCCCTACAAGGACACCTTCTGGAAGGGCACCACTCGGACTCGGCCCC GGAACGGGACGCTGAACAAGCTGGCGGGCATCGACTTCCGGCAGCTGAGCCTGGGCCACAAGATCAACGAGAACCACTCCGGCGAG CTCTGGGAGGGGCGCTGGCAAGGAAACGACATCGTCATCAAGGTGCTCAGGATCCGGGACTGGACCACGCGCAAGAGCCGGGACTTCAACGAGGAGTACCCCAAGCTCAG GATCTTCTCCCACCCGAACGTCCTCCCCGTCCTGGGCGCCTGCCAGTCCCCCCCGGCCCCCCACCCCATCATCATCACCCACTGGATGCCCTACGGCTCCCTCTACAACGTCCTCCACGAAGGAACCA ACTTCGTGGTGGACCAGAGCCAGGCGGTGAAGTTTGCGCTGGACGTGGCGCGGGGCATGGCCTTCCTTCACACCCTGGAGCCCCTCATCCCCCGCCACGCCCTCAACAGCCGCAGCATCATG ATCGACGAGGACATGACGGCCCGGATCAGCATGGCCGACGTCAAGTTCTCCTTCCAGTGTCCCGGAAGGATGTACGCTCCCGCCTGGGTGGCCCCTGAGG CCCTTCAGAAGAAGCCGGAGGAGATCAACCGCCGCTCGGCCGACATGTGGAGCTTTGCGGTGCTGCTGTGGGAGCTGGTCACGCGGGAGGTGCCCTTCGCGGACCTTTCCAACATGGAGATCGGcatgaag gTGGCCCTGGAGGGCCTGCGCCCCACCATCCCTCCGGGCATCTCCCCCCACATCTGCAAGCTGATGAAGATCTGCATGAACGAGGACCCCGCCAAGCGCCCCAAGTTCGACATGATCGCCCCCATCCTGGAGAAGATGCAAGAGAAGTGA